CTGGCCCGGGATTGGTTCCTCCAGCACCTGGCCACGGCCGCACGGGAGCGTCCGTTCGGCGAGGCCCCGCCATGAGCCCGCGCATCGCGGTGGTGGGAGGCGTGGCCACGGACTACCTGGTGCGCGGGCCGTCGTTTCCGGAGCCGGGAGGCAGCGCCGAGGGCGACGTCTTCCAGGAGGCGCTCGGAGGAAAGGGGGCCAACGGCGCGGTGGCCGCCGTGAGGCTGGGGGCGCGTGCCTCGCTGGTGGCGCGGGTGGGGTCGGATGGACGCGGCTTGAGGCAGGTGACGTCGCTGGAGCGGGAAGGCGTCGCGTTGGAGGGGGTGGTGCCTGATCCGGGTGCACCCTCGGGGGCGGTGCTGGTGATGGTGGATGGAGACGGGAGGAAGCAGACCTTCTTCTCACCGGGCGCCAATCACAGACTTTCCATCCGGGATGTGTTGCGGAGCGCGGAGCGGATCGCCACCGCGAAGGTGTTGCTCGTGCAGTTGGAGGTGCCGCTGGACGCGGTCCAGGCAGCGGTCCGTCTGGCGCGAGCGGCCGGTGTCCGGGTGGTGTTGGATCCCGCGCCGGCCGTGCCGCTGCCGGAGGTGTTGCTGGAGGACGTGCACGTCATCCGGCCCAACGCCGCCGAGGCCCGGGCGCTGACAGGCATCCCGGTGCATGGCCGTGCTTCCGCGCGGCGAGCCGCCCGCAACCTGCTGATGCGCGGAGTGGGAGCGGCCATCATCGCGGCGCCCGGTGGCAGTCTGCTGGTGTCGAAGGAGGAGGAGGCGTGGCTGCCTGAGCTGCCGGTGGACACGGTGGATACCACCGGAGCGGGGGATGCGTTCTCCGCGGCGCTATGTGTCGCCCTGGCTGAAGGCCAGCCGCTCCTCACCGCCGCGCGCTTCGCGCACGCCGCCGCCGCCATCGCAACGACACGGCTGGGAGCGCAGGCGGGACTGCCGTACCGGGATGAAGTGCTCGGACTGCTCGCGGACGTAAAGCCAGACGTCCAATTTGCGCCGCCGTAGTGAGGACATCCGACACGTGCCGGTAACACGCTGTCACTATCGAGCAGCGCCCATGGCGGTGAGGTGCGCTGAGGGCACCATGGGATTCATCGAGGTTGTCAGTCCCACCCAAGACTACGATGCTGCGCTTCATGGCTCTTGTGGTTGTCTTGGGGGGATTTCATGAGATGGGTTTCGATCATCTGGCTATTCTTTCTCGCGTCGGGGTGTGCGACTGCCCGTGTTGTCCATGTTGATACCGGGAACGGTCAGCGGATCGTCCACGAATCGGTGGCCGTTGAACCGGTCGAGGTGAATGAGGCTGAGTTCAGGGCTGCACTCGCACAGCTCATCCTCGGCATGCGCATGGACGTCGCCTTCCGTGAGGCGGAAGAGGCGGACGCTCGTGGTTGGGTGCGCTCCCGGACGCTGCTCGCATCCTCGAGTGGCCTCGTGGATTCTGGCTCGAGGAGTTCCCCTGAGTCGCTGTATGCGCGCATCTGCCCCGAACCAGACGACTGCCTGTCCCTGATGGGTGGAACAGGGCTGACGTTCTCTCGCAAGGACCGGACCCTCATGGCCCTGTCCTTCGCGCTCGATACCGTGTGGGGGAGCGTCGAGGCGGAAGTCGGCAAGATGCTGAACCCGGCAGCGCTCAAGGCCATGGTGACCTCGGCGGCGCTGAGCGTTCTCCTCACGATGACCCTGCCTGAACCCGTCACCAAGCTCATCGCGGTCGCGCTGACGGCGGCGATGGTGGCCTACCTCGGCGTGGTGCCGGTCTGGCAGATGGGTCAAGGCTTCGTCCAGTTGTGGGAGGATGCGGGCAAGGCCATGAGCGTCATCGAGCTGCAAGACATCGGGCACCGGTTCGGGCGGGTGTTGGGAACGAACGGCTCGCGCGTCCTCGTGCTGCTGGTCACCGCGGCCCTTGGCGGAAAGAGCGCGATGGCGGCCCAGGGCCCCAGACTTCCGGGCTT
This DNA window, taken from Corallococcus coralloides DSM 2259, encodes the following:
- a CDS encoding ribokinase yields the protein MSPRIAVVGGVATDYLVRGPSFPEPGGSAEGDVFQEALGGKGANGAVAAVRLGARASLVARVGSDGRGLRQVTSLEREGVALEGVVPDPGAPSGAVLVMVDGDGRKQTFFSPGANHRLSIRDVLRSAERIATAKVLLVQLEVPLDAVQAAVRLARAAGVRVVLDPAPAVPLPEVLLEDVHVIRPNAAEARALTGIPVHGRASARRAARNLLMRGVGAAIIAAPGGSLLVSKEEEAWLPELPVDTVDTTGAGDAFSAALCVALAEGQPLLTAARFAHAAAAIATTRLGAQAGLPYRDEVLGLLADVKPDVQFAPP
- a CDS encoding AHH domain-containing protein — encoded protein: MRWVSIIWLFFLASGCATARVVHVDTGNGQRIVHESVAVEPVEVNEAEFRAALAQLILGMRMDVAFREAEEADARGWVRSRTLLASSSGLVDSGSRSSPESLYARICPEPDDCLSLMGGTGLTFSRKDRTLMALSFALDTVWGSVEAEVGKMLNPAALKAMVTSAALSVLLTMTLPEPVTKLIAVALTAAMVAYLGVVPVWQMGQGFVQLWEDAGKAMSVIELQDIGHRFGRVLGTNGSRVLVLLVTAALGGKSAMAAQGPRLPGFTQAALRGQAEAGFPLRAALTGGVTSISMPAAGVLNVALAPGAAAALAMYSDNRIPGDAEGPVHHICTNKNRVSAVSGGPWTPACEEIFEKAGMTLEDAANKVRLKGHEGPHPELYHNQVVNRLQASVRTCRTTEACRAKLLNELAKIASELLAPGSELRSYIVK